A stretch of Megalobrama amblycephala isolate DHTTF-2021 linkage group LG14, ASM1881202v1, whole genome shotgun sequence DNA encodes these proteins:
- the klhdc10 gene encoding kelch domain-containing protein 10 isoform X2 — MSAAEGAHSPDRLNQFERLSGRPPLRAAGHRAPPARSGHRCVADNTNLYVFGGYNPDYDESGGSENEDYPLFRELWRFHFATGTWQQIRTEGFMPTELASMSAVLHGNNLLVFGGTGIPFGENNGNDVHVCNVKYKRWSLLNCRGKKPNRIYGQAMAIINGFLYVFGGTTGYIYSTDLHRLDLTTREWIHLKPNNPPDDLPEERYRHEIAHDGQRIYILGGGTSWTSYPLDKIHAYNLETNSWEEITTKPHERIGYPAPRRCHSCVQIKNDVFICGGYNGEVILDDLWKINLQTFKWNKLPAVMPEPAYFHCAAVTPAGCMYIHGGVVNIHENKRTGSLFKIWLVVPSLLELCWERLLKSFPHLAQLTPIQLLNLGLTQELIERLK; from the exons ATGTCTGCCGCAGAAGGAGCACACAGCCCGGACAGACTCAATCAGTTTGAGCGGCTGTCTGGAAGGCCTCCGCTAAGAGCCGCAG GTCACAGAGCCCCTCCGGCCCGGAGCGGCCATCGCTGTGTGGCAGACAACACCAACCTCTATGTGTTCGGAGGGTACAACCCCGACTACGACGAATCGGGCGGCTCAGAGAACGAAGACTACCCACTGTTCAGGGAGCTGTGGAGGTTCCACTTCGCCACAGGGACATGGCAACAGATCCGCACGGAAGGTTTCATGCCCACCGAACTGGCTTCAATGTCAG CTGTTTTGCACGGAAACAACCTGCTTGTGTTCGGCGGCACCGGAATCCCATTCGGGGAAAACAACGGAAATGATGTCCATGTATGCAATGTTAAATACAAACGTTGGTCCCTCCTCAACTGCAGGGGAAAGAAACCCAATCGAATATATGGACAG gCGATGGCCATAATCAACGGCTTCCTGTATGTATTTGGAGGTACGACAGGCTACATCTACAGTACAGATCTTCACAGGCTAGATCTGACAACACGTGAATGGATTCACCTGAAACCCAACAACCCTCCGGACGACCTTCCTGAGGAGCG ATATAGGCATGAGATAGCTCATGATGGACAGAGGATATATATTCTAGGAGGTGGAACTTCCTGGACTTCCTACCCATTAGACAAG ATACACGCATATAACCTTGAAACAAATTCTTGGGAGGAAATCACAACTAAGCCTCATGAAAGAATAG GATACCCAGCCCCACGGAGATGTCATAGTTGTGTGCAGATTAAAAATG ATGTATTTATATGTGGAGGTTACAATGGTGAAGTAATACTGGACGACCTGTGGAAAATCAACCTGCAGACGTTCAAGTGGAATAAACTACCTGCAGTGATGCCTGAACCTGCGTACTTCCACTGTGCTGCTGTTACCccg GCCGGTTGCATGTACATCCATGGTGGCGTGGTGAACATCCATGAGAATAAGCGGACTGGTTCCTTGTTTAAGATCTGGTTGGTGGTGCCCAGTCTGCTGGAGCTGTGCTGGGAACGTCTGCTCAAATCCTTCCCTCACCTGGCCCAACTTACCCCGATACAGCTGCTAAACTTGGGCCTCACCCAGGAACTCATTGAACGCTTAAAATAA
- the zc3hc1 gene encoding nuclear-interacting partner of ALK: MAALGSRANRPENGEKQSKSPLVSPLKVRELLNEGVASEDNVFNCSQQDSSTLSPNGLGKAPCEAANKEAFFNRVESYSCLKWAGKPRVLSPLRCARYGWINVDCDMLKCSSCQAFLCASIQATLDFQKYEGRISELLQQLQTQHEKFCSWPDFPCPDRFWMVPINEPTILLSAFVDRFKSACLLEQQLPAMKPEQLKAMSLTEDVVSVLLQLIEDEQVKQGGSPSKVSSDPLSVQVAACIVALCGWAASPSLHNMNLPILTCSYCMRKVGMWNFYQMETVSEGEIPPQSPTSTTALTPTQGTSGEKGTPTSPSQSPTPCRMKLRSQDSTRSEQIETTSSPLVPRTRIRDSPIPHEELPSPLPRGKRPMTRSRGQGENLAMDVPSSPQRKTKRPRLSSASGSEGPMHRHVFDPVAQHRDWCPWVSVEKEKGNLDGSVFVGSEAELPQPGWKAALTLFLSMKRSLSPAGASPSQGPHDKSKRVFSIFRQWQVSSQ, encoded by the exons ATGGCGGCGCTCGGCAGCCGTGCAAATCGCCCAGAAAACGGCGAAAAACAAAGCAAATCTCCTCTCGTATCTCCTCTGAAAGTGCGAGAACTTCTAAACGAAGGGGTAGCCTCGGAAGACAACGTGTTTAATTG TTCGCAGCAGGATTCAAGCACACTGTCTCCGAATGGCCTTGGGAAAGCTCCATGTGAGGCAGCAAACAAAGAAGCATTTTTCAACAGAGTAGAATCCTACTCC TGTCTGAAATGGGCCGGAAAGCCCCGTGTGCTCTCGCCGCTGAGATGTGCACGGTACGGCTGGATCAACGTAGACTGTGATATGCTGAAGTGTTCTAGTTGCCAGGCTTTTCTCTGTGCATCAATCCAAGCAACACTGGACTTCCAGAAAT ATGAAGGACGTATTTCGGAGTTGCTACAGCAGCTTCAAACGCAACATGAGAAATTCTGTTCCTGGCCAGATTTTCCATGTCCAG ATCGCTTCTGGATGGTTCCTATTAATGAGCCTACGATACTACTCAGTGCCTTTGTAGACCGTTTCAAGAGTGCTTGCCTTCTAGAACAGCAGCTGCCTGCTATGAAGCCAGAGCAACTCAAAGCCATG AGCTTAACCGAAGATGTTGTAAGTGTCCTCCTGCAGCTGATTGAAGATGAGCAAGTGAAGCAAGGTGGTTCTCCCTCTAAGGTCTCATCAGATCCACTCTCTGTACAGGTGGCAGCATGCATTGTAGCCCTTTGTGGTTGGGCAGCCAG CCCGTCACTACACAATATGAATCTGCCCATCCTCACTTGTTCATACTGCATGAGAAAAGTAGGGATGTGGAACTTTTATCAAATGGAGACTGTTTCAGAGGGTGAAATCCCTCCGCAGTCTCCAACATCCACTACCGCCTTGACTCCAACTCAAGGCACAAGTGGGGAAAAGGGAACGCCCACCTCACCATCCCAATCCCCTACACCATGTCGCATGAAGCTGCGTAGTCAAGATTCCACACGCTCTGAGCAG ATTGAGACTACATCATCTCCACTGGTTCCCCGCACAAGAATCAGAGACTCCCCTATCCCACATGAAGAGCTTCCGAGTCCCTTGCCCAGGGGCAAGAGACCAATGACCCGCAGCAGGGGCCAAGGAGAGAACCTGGCCATGGATGTGCCCTCTAGTCCACAGCGAAAGACAAAACGCCCACGTCTCTCCTCTGCCAGTGGCTCT GAAGGGCCCATGCACAGACATGTGTTTGACCCAGTAGCTCAGCACAGAGACTGGTGTCCTTGGGTGAGTGTGGAAAAAGAGAAGGGCAATCTAGATGGCTCTGTCTTTGTTGGCTCTGAGGCAGAACTCCCTCAACCAGGCTGGAAAGCAGCGCTCACCCTGTTCTTATCCATGAAAAGAAGCCTCAGTCCAGCAGGAGCCAGTCCATCTCAG GGCCCTCATGACAAATCAAAAAGGGTGTTCTCAATATTCCGACAGTGGCAGGTATCCTCCCAGTAA
- the klhdc10 gene encoding kelch domain-containing protein 10 isoform X1, with the protein MSAAEGAHSPDRLNQFERLSGRPPLRAAGSKKRVCWLQARRILGQPCPSLRIPNRFLREGHRAPPARSGHRCVADNTNLYVFGGYNPDYDESGGSENEDYPLFRELWRFHFATGTWQQIRTEGFMPTELASMSAVLHGNNLLVFGGTGIPFGENNGNDVHVCNVKYKRWSLLNCRGKKPNRIYGQAMAIINGFLYVFGGTTGYIYSTDLHRLDLTTREWIHLKPNNPPDDLPEERYRHEIAHDGQRIYILGGGTSWTSYPLDKIHAYNLETNSWEEITTKPHERIGYPAPRRCHSCVQIKNDVFICGGYNGEVILDDLWKINLQTFKWNKLPAVMPEPAYFHCAAVTPAGCMYIHGGVVNIHENKRTGSLFKIWLVVPSLLELCWERLLKSFPHLAQLTPIQLLNLGLTQELIERLK; encoded by the exons ATGTCTGCCGCAGAAGGAGCACACAGCCCGGACAGACTCAATCAGTTTGAGCGGCTGTCTGGAAGGCCTCCGCTAAGAGCCGCAG GCTCTAAGAAGAGAGTTTGCTGGCTACAAGCTCGAAGAATCCTCGGCCAGCCCTGCCCCAGTCTACGGATCCCTAACAGGTTTTTAAGAGAAG GTCACAGAGCCCCTCCGGCCCGGAGCGGCCATCGCTGTGTGGCAGACAACACCAACCTCTATGTGTTCGGAGGGTACAACCCCGACTACGACGAATCGGGCGGCTCAGAGAACGAAGACTACCCACTGTTCAGGGAGCTGTGGAGGTTCCACTTCGCCACAGGGACATGGCAACAGATCCGCACGGAAGGTTTCATGCCCACCGAACTGGCTTCAATGTCAG CTGTTTTGCACGGAAACAACCTGCTTGTGTTCGGCGGCACCGGAATCCCATTCGGGGAAAACAACGGAAATGATGTCCATGTATGCAATGTTAAATACAAACGTTGGTCCCTCCTCAACTGCAGGGGAAAGAAACCCAATCGAATATATGGACAG gCGATGGCCATAATCAACGGCTTCCTGTATGTATTTGGAGGTACGACAGGCTACATCTACAGTACAGATCTTCACAGGCTAGATCTGACAACACGTGAATGGATTCACCTGAAACCCAACAACCCTCCGGACGACCTTCCTGAGGAGCG ATATAGGCATGAGATAGCTCATGATGGACAGAGGATATATATTCTAGGAGGTGGAACTTCCTGGACTTCCTACCCATTAGACAAG ATACACGCATATAACCTTGAAACAAATTCTTGGGAGGAAATCACAACTAAGCCTCATGAAAGAATAG GATACCCAGCCCCACGGAGATGTCATAGTTGTGTGCAGATTAAAAATG ATGTATTTATATGTGGAGGTTACAATGGTGAAGTAATACTGGACGACCTGTGGAAAATCAACCTGCAGACGTTCAAGTGGAATAAACTACCTGCAGTGATGCCTGAACCTGCGTACTTCCACTGTGCTGCTGTTACCccg GCCGGTTGCATGTACATCCATGGTGGCGTGGTGAACATCCATGAGAATAAGCGGACTGGTTCCTTGTTTAAGATCTGGTTGGTGGTGCCCAGTCTGCTGGAGCTGTGCTGGGAACGTCTGCTCAAATCCTTCCCTCACCTGGCCCAACTTACCCCGATACAGCTGCTAAACTTGGGCCTCACCCAGGAACTCATTGAACGCTTAAAATAA